A single region of the Brachypodium distachyon strain Bd21 chromosome 3, Brachypodium_distachyon_v3.0, whole genome shotgun sequence genome encodes:
- the LOC100829418 gene encoding uncharacterized protein LOC100829418, producing MESLPLTAEAIAFTEKKMDMTLEDIIKMSKKKVPAVKKAPRQPMKKRPFQNGNSNQGNAKVQRFMESRSSIRQGVLAQRRSSLDGNQFQITKQAAKQAATMPVRGRPVRWNKPSAPSTSAQRRPVNEALQNGKGKEVQNQPPRTMDALFAQMKQQRMRIMPPLQSNATHGHQFNVQRRVQQQRRGRGGYGGRNGGGNRRAHP from the exons ATGGAATCGTTGCCCCTCACTGCTGAAGCTATTGCGTTTACTGAGAAAAAGATGGACATGACTCTAG AAGATATTATTAAGAtgtcaaagaaaaaagttCCTGCAGTCAAGAAAGCCCCTAGACAGCCG ATGAAAAAACGTCCATTCCAGAATGGCAACAGTAATCAAGGGAATGCCAAGGTTCAACGCTTTATGGAGTCTAGATCCTCTATAAGACAA GGTGTTCTTGCACAAAGGAGGTCAAGTCTTGATGGAAATCAGTTCCAAATCACAAAGCAGGCTGCAAAGCAGGCTGCTACTATGCCAGTGCGTGGTAGGCCTGTCAGATGGAACAAGCCAAG TGCCCCATCAACCTCAGCACAGAGGAGGCCTGTAAATGAGGCACTTCAGAATGGCAAG GGTAAAGAGGTGCAGAACCAGCCTCCGAGGACAATGGATGCTCTCTTTGCACAGATGAAGCAGCAGCGGATGAGGATCATGCCACCGCTGCAATCAAATGCTACCCATGGCCATCAGTTTAATGTGCAGCGGCGTGTTCAACAGCAGAggcgaggcagaggaggaTATGGTGGCCGTAATGGTGGTGGTAACCGACGAGCCCATCCATAA
- the LOC100829727 gene encoding pentatricopeptide repeat-containing protein At1g19720: MELVLPPFSSLLPKSHHHPPQPLSRARHGRLQEPIMALAQAPPLPLSLQEARSVHVPHRARPVEEPARAHPSSSIASEEPRFVSETKLIAFHSSAGRLDDARKVFDGMSHKDLLAWSSMIGAYATRGMFDEVLVLAVKMVSEGVLPDRFLITRILQACAYAEDLELGTVLHSMAIRRGFMGREKDVPVSNSVLVMYVKCGELGFARVVFEKMGRRDLGTWNSMIFGCCRSCKWEEARRLLDDMRKEGIEPGVVTWNTLISSYARSGDLNVAVELLEQMEESGVEPDVVTWTSLVSGFVHSDRGVEALQCFIRMRLAGVEPNGMTIACAISACASLKLLNQGSMLHCHAIKVGSVKNVLSGNSLVDMYAKCGETVAASRIFNQIPEKDIFSWNSMVAGYAQAGYCGKAYELFCKMENYGIRRNAITWNTMISGYIRNGDDERAFELFQTMESYGVKRDTASWNILIAGSVHNGYFDRALRIFRQMQAVLIKPDYITVLSIIPAFANLVAAWKVREIHACIFHHNLEIDGKIANALINAYSKSGDLAGACAVFDRHSSRNIISWNCIIVAHLLHGSPTEVLNHFYKMKQQGVLPDHTTLTAVIKAYGMEAMVSEGREIFLNMEKNYNVTPDLDHYTAMVDLLGRSGRLQEAYELIDEMPLTPNLTVWEALLTSAIMHGNVRLAHLAATEMSDIEPSDLRIQMVVSGLQDLAGKSFDVPKLTVHNKGRMLDGIECCSTEIKNIVYLFSTGDNVASEHIVAELELIMMQIGLSMLDISSGTLDVEEEKEEVAGIHCEKLAIALGISNSPQFRSIRIIKTTRMCNHCHTFAKLVSEKYGRQILIKDPKCLHKFENGKCSCEDYW, translated from the coding sequence aTGGAGCTCGTCCTTCCACCCTTCTCTTCCCTCCTCCCCAAATCCCATCATCACCCACCCCAGCCTCTCTCTCGggcccgccatggccgcctccaAGAACCGATAATGGCACTCGCTCAAGCTCCGCCGCTCCCACTTTCGCTTCAAGAAGCCAGGAGCGTCCATGTCCCCCACCGTGCCCGCCCCGTCGAAGAGCCTGCAAGAGCACATCCGTCCAGTTCCATCGCTAGCGAGGAGCCCCGTTTTGTCTCGGAGACAAAACTCATCGCTTTTCATTCATCTGCGGGGCGTCTTGACGACGCCCGCAAGGTGTTTGATGGAATGAGTCACAAGGACCTGCTCGCCTGGTCATCCATGATCGGCGCGTACGCCACCAGGGGCATGTTTGATGAGGTCCTTGTGCTCGCGGTGAAGATGGTCAGCGAAGGTGTGCTCCCGGACAGGTTCTTGATCACTCGGATTTTGCAGGCGTGTGCGTATGCCGAGGACCTGGAGCTTGGGACAGTGCTGCATTCCATGGCTATCCGGAGAGGGTTTATGGGGAGAGAGAAGGACGTACCTGTTAGTAACTCGGTGCTGGTGATGTATGTCAAATGTGGAGAATTGGGATTTGCACGTGTGGTGTTTGAGAAGATGGGGCGCCGGGACTTGGGCACATGGAATTCAATGATTTTTGGGTGTTGCCGGTCTTGCAAGTGGGAGGAGGCACGGAGGCTTCTCGATGATATGAGAAAGGAAGGGATAGAGCCGGGGGTTGTCACATGGAATACATTGATTTCGAGCTATGCTAGGTCTGGTGATCTTAATGTGGCCGTGGAACTGCTGGAACAGATGGAAGAGTCTGGAGTAGAACCAGATGTTGTTACCTGGACTAGCCTCGTGTCAGGTTTCGTGCATAGTGATAGAGGGGTTGAGGCACTTCAATGTTTCATCCGAATGCGTCTCGCGGGAGTTGAACCAAATGGCATGACAATTGCATGTGCTATCTCAGCTTGTGCAAGTTTGAAGTTACTAAACCAGGGAAGCATGCTCCATTGCCATGCCATTAAGGTTGGGAGCGTAAAAAATGTGCTCTCAGGGAACTCCTTGGTTGACATGTATGCAAAATGTGGAGAAACAGTTGCAGCTAGTAGAATATTTAATCAGATACCCGAGAAAGATATTTTCTCTTGGAATTCAATGGTTGCAGGGTATGCACAAGCGGGGTATTGTGGCAAAGCGTATGAACTCTTTTGTAAGATGGAAAATTATGGTATCCGACGCAATGCGATAACCTGGAATACAATGATATCAGGGTACATACGAAATGGGGACGATGAGAGAGCTTTTGAACTATTCCAGACGATGGAAAGTTATGGAGTAAAAAGGGATACTGCTTCATGGAACATACTCATTGCCGGTTCAGTGCATAATGGATATTTTGATAGAGCCCTAAGGATATTTCGGCAGATGCAAGCAGTTCTGATCAAGCCTGACTACATTACAGTCCTAAGTATCATCCCTGCATTTGCAAACCTGGTTGCTGCGTGGAAAGTGCGGGAGATCCATGCCTGTATTTTCCACCACAACTTAGAAATAGATGGTAAAATTGCAAATGCACTTATTAATGCCTATTCAAAATCTGGCGATCTTGCTGGTGCTTGTGCTGTTTTTGATAGGCATTCCTCAAGGAACATTATTTCTTGGAATTGTATCATTGTTGCGCATTTGCTACATGGTTCTCCAACTGAAGTATTGAATCACTTTTATAAAATGAAGCAACAAGGTGTGCTGCCAGATCATACAACTTTGACAGCTGTTATCAAAGCCTACGGTATGGAGGCAATGGTTTCTGAAGGGAGGGAAATATTTCTCAATATGGAGAAAAATTATAATGTAACTCCAGATTTAGATCATTACACAGCAATGGTAGATCTTCTTGGACGGTCTGGGAGACTGCAAGAAGCATATGAACTCATAGACGAGATGCCACTCACACCAAATTTAACAGTGTGGGAGGCATTACTAACCTCAGCAATAATGCATGGAAATGTAAGGCTAGCACACCTGGCTGCTACAGAGATGTCAGATATTGAACCCAGCGATCTTAGAATCCAAATGGTAGTTTCTGGTCTGCAAGATCTAGCTGGAAAATCTTTTGATGTGCCAAAGTTAACGGTACACAACAAAGGAAGAATGTTGGATGGGATTGAATGTTGTtcaacagaaataaaaaacatagTATATTTGTTCTCGACTGGTGATAATGTTGCCTCAGAACATATAGTGGCTGAATTAGAGTTGATAATGATGCAGATAGGACTCTCTATGCTTGACATCAGTAGTGGAACCCTAGATGTTgaagaggaaaaggaagaagttGCAGGAATCCATTGCGAGAAACTAGCAATTGCGCTTGGGATTTCTAATTCCCCTCAATTTAGAAGCATACGCATAATCAAAACTACAAGGATGTGCAACCATTGCCACACCTTTGCTAAATTAGTTTCAGAGAAATATGGGCGCCAGATACTGATCAAGGATCCAAAATGTTTGCACAAGTTTGAGAATGGAAAGTGCTCCTGTGAAGATTATTGGTGA